In the genome of Myxococcus stipitatus, one region contains:
- a CDS encoding PhoH family protein produces the protein MRNPATLEAPAAVTASAKVDVRDNETALALCGNQNENLKLMERRLGVRVGQRGTEFHLSGPSDAVAFAVRLLENLEGMIRAGRPVYREDVEQGIKVLGRGAESLQEVMLGPVLKSSGNRQIAPKSIAQKRYVDAIRAHDIVFGIGPAGTGKTYLAMAMAVAFLQERKVKRIILARPAVEAGEKLGFLPGDLQEKVNPYLRPLYDALHDMMAAERAAHLVEEGVVEVAPLAFMRGRTLNDAFVILDEAQNTTVEQMKMFLTRLGYNSKAVITGDVTQVDLPTGKLSGLSHARAVLKNIEGIHFSEFSDMDVVRHPLVQEVIRAYDKAEVAQKEAQAAREAAQAAIVAAPESSVAPVPPEAAVG, from the coding sequence TTGCGAAACCCCGCCACGTTGGAAGCGCCCGCAGCCGTCACCGCCTCCGCCAAGGTGGACGTCCGTGACAATGAGACGGCCCTTGCGCTGTGCGGCAACCAGAACGAAAACCTCAAACTGATGGAGCGACGCCTCGGGGTCCGGGTGGGACAACGAGGGACGGAGTTCCACTTGTCCGGCCCCTCCGACGCGGTCGCCTTCGCCGTGCGTCTGCTGGAGAACCTGGAGGGGATGATTCGCGCGGGGCGTCCCGTCTACCGCGAGGACGTCGAGCAGGGCATCAAGGTGCTCGGCCGGGGCGCGGAGTCGCTCCAGGAAGTCATGCTGGGGCCGGTGCTGAAGAGCTCCGGCAACCGGCAGATTGCGCCGAAGAGCATCGCCCAGAAGCGCTACGTGGACGCCATCCGCGCTCACGACATCGTCTTCGGCATCGGTCCCGCGGGTACGGGCAAGACGTACCTGGCCATGGCCATGGCGGTCGCCTTCCTCCAGGAGCGCAAGGTCAAGCGCATCATCCTGGCGCGTCCCGCGGTGGAGGCGGGTGAGAAGCTGGGCTTCCTGCCCGGCGACCTGCAGGAGAAGGTGAACCCCTACCTGCGGCCGCTCTACGACGCGCTCCACGACATGATGGCCGCCGAGCGCGCGGCCCATCTGGTGGAGGAGGGCGTGGTGGAGGTCGCCCCGCTGGCCTTCATGCGCGGCCGGACGCTCAACGATGCCTTCGTCATCCTCGACGAGGCGCAGAACACCACCGTGGAGCAGATGAAGATGTTCCTGACGCGCCTGGGCTACAACAGCAAGGCCGTCATCACCGGCGACGTGACGCAGGTGGACCTCCCCACGGGGAAGCTGTCCGGCCTGTCCCACGCCCGCGCGGTGCTCAAGAACATCGAGGGCATCCACTTCTCGGAGTTCTCCGACATGGACGTCGTCCGCCACCCGTTGGTGCAGGAAGTCATCCGCGCCTACGACAAGGCGGAGGTGGCCCAGAAGGAGGCCCAGGCCGCTCGCGAAGCCGCCCAGGCGGCCATCGTGGCGGCGCCGGAGTCCAGCGTGGCTCCAGTGCCCCCGGAGGCTGCTGTCGGCTGA
- a CDS encoding DUF4388 domain-containing protein: MSLKGTLKDFGIGDILQLIGQQQKTGTLQLDNKDQEVRIGFQDGHIIKVESVTRKRKDLIGAMLVRAELITETQLEAALETQRRTLKRLGDVLVSSHALTADRFQSMMQLQATETLYRLFTWKAGTYEFIQGPVEPEAEAIHPLRAETVLMEGFRMVDEWPVIRKSIHRDDLAFERLKALPPPREGEEGGELGSIGGTERRVYDEIAVGRDLRKLVDVCCLGEFETCKALHNLVRGEYVRVVHPEGAPAPAPGEERLVSRMVGVVGRVMATMVVLAALAVVVSRVALAEPEHTRAATAFADAAAQRHVSDAQRVRIESALEVFLLERGELPERLDALVQAGLLSSDELRYPWREEFYYRRLPARRFVLLPPLR, translated from the coding sequence ATGTCCCTGAAAGGAACCCTCAAGGACTTCGGCATCGGCGACATCCTGCAGCTCATCGGGCAGCAGCAGAAGACGGGCACGCTCCAACTGGACAACAAGGACCAGGAGGTGCGCATCGGCTTCCAGGACGGCCACATCATCAAGGTCGAGAGCGTCACCCGGAAGCGCAAGGACCTCATTGGCGCCATGCTGGTGCGCGCCGAGCTCATCACCGAGACGCAGCTGGAGGCCGCGCTGGAGACGCAGCGGCGCACCCTCAAGCGGCTGGGGGATGTGCTCGTCTCCAGCCATGCGCTCACCGCGGACCGCTTCCAGTCGATGATGCAGCTGCAGGCGACGGAGACGCTCTACCGCCTCTTCACCTGGAAGGCCGGCACCTACGAGTTCATCCAGGGGCCGGTGGAGCCCGAGGCGGAGGCCATCCATCCGCTGCGCGCCGAGACGGTGCTCATGGAAGGCTTCCGGATGGTGGATGAGTGGCCCGTCATCCGGAAGTCCATCCACCGCGACGACCTCGCCTTCGAGCGCCTCAAGGCGCTGCCTCCCCCGCGCGAGGGCGAGGAGGGCGGAGAGCTGGGCTCCATCGGTGGCACCGAGCGCCGCGTCTACGATGAAATCGCGGTCGGACGCGACCTGCGCAAGCTGGTGGATGTGTGCTGCCTGGGGGAGTTCGAGACCTGCAAGGCCCTGCACAACCTGGTTCGGGGCGAGTACGTCCGCGTCGTCCACCCCGAGGGGGCTCCAGCTCCCGCGCCGGGGGAGGAGCGGCTGGTCTCCCGCATGGTGGGCGTGGTGGGGCGGGTGATGGCCACCATGGTCGTCCTGGCGGCGCTGGCGGTGGTGGTGTCCCGGGTGGCGCTCGCCGAGCCGGAGCACACGCGAGCAGCCACGGCTTTCGCCGACGCGGCGGCGCAGCGTCATGTTTCCGATGCCCAACGCGTCCGAATCGAGTCCGCCCTGGAAGTGTTCCTTCTGGAACGGGGGGAACTGCCGGAGCGTCTGGACGCCCTGGTCCAGGCTGGATTGTTGAGTTCAGACGAACTCAGATACCCGTGGCGGGAGGAATTCTACTACCGGCGGTTGCCCGCTCGGCGGTTCGTCCTCCTGCCTCCCCTGCGCTAG
- the mazG gene encoding nucleoside triphosphate pyrophosphohydrolase, with the protein MGTPGAELERLVDIMRRLRAEGGCPWDREQDLRSLRPYLVEEAFEVLDEMDRVAQGGPWHPLCEELGDLLFQIVFHAQLASELGEFTMADVSKAISDKITSRHPHVFGEKQVQVDGAEQVLANWAKLKAEERKRKTGKEGSVLDGVPTAAPALLRAERLTEKASRIGFDWPDLAGVRGKLAEELAELDAAIATGERDAIEHELGDVLFSLANLARFVKTPAEDALRMAIRRFTARFQHIESALHDEGVPFGGATLEHMERHWQAAKAQEKALPPPRSLPRAPLATLRLGVSNLEAQRAFWDSVATTLGWSTSRSEPDTARYDSGSVRLVFHRAEHPASGATFTLEAPSTLAVARLRQVMEQAHPRSVVDSAPGHLTFRDPAGLMWEYTPIAG; encoded by the coding sequence ATGGGGACCCCTGGGGCGGAGCTGGAACGTCTGGTGGACATCATGCGGAGGCTGCGCGCCGAGGGCGGCTGCCCCTGGGACCGGGAGCAGGACCTGCGCTCCCTGCGGCCCTACCTGGTCGAGGAGGCCTTCGAGGTCCTGGACGAGATGGACCGGGTGGCCCAGGGCGGCCCCTGGCACCCGCTCTGCGAGGAGCTGGGCGACCTGCTCTTCCAGATTGTCTTCCATGCCCAGCTCGCCTCGGAGCTGGGCGAGTTCACCATGGCCGACGTCAGCAAGGCCATCAGCGACAAGATCACCAGCCGACACCCGCACGTCTTCGGCGAGAAGCAGGTCCAGGTGGATGGCGCCGAGCAGGTGCTGGCCAACTGGGCGAAGCTCAAGGCCGAGGAGCGCAAGCGCAAGACGGGCAAGGAGGGCTCGGTCCTCGACGGAGTCCCCACGGCCGCCCCCGCCCTGCTGCGCGCCGAGCGCCTCACGGAGAAGGCCAGCCGCATCGGCTTCGACTGGCCGGACCTCGCGGGCGTGCGTGGAAAGCTGGCCGAGGAGCTGGCCGAGCTGGACGCCGCCATCGCCACCGGGGAGCGCGACGCCATCGAGCACGAGCTGGGGGACGTCCTGTTCTCGCTCGCCAACCTCGCGCGCTTCGTGAAGACGCCCGCCGAGGACGCGCTGCGCATGGCCATCCGCCGCTTCACGGCGCGCTTCCAGCACATCGAGTCCGCCCTGCACGACGAGGGCGTCCCCTTCGGCGGCGCCACCCTGGAGCACATGGAGCGGCACTGGCAGGCCGCCAAGGCCCAGGAGAAGGCCCTGCCGCCGCCCAGGTCGCTGCCCCGCGCGCCCCTCGCCACCCTCCGCCTGGGCGTCTCCAACCTCGAGGCCCAACGGGCCTTCTGGGACTCGGTGGCCACCACCCTGGGCTGGAGCACCTCCCGCTCGGAGCCCGACACGGCCCGGTACGACAGCGGCTCGGTGCGCCTGGTGTTCCACCGCGCGGAGCACCCCGCCTCGGGGGCCACCTTCACGCTGGAGGCCCCTTCCACCCTGGCCGTGGCCCGGCTGCGGCAGGTGATGGAGCAGGCCCACCCCCGCTCCGTCGTGGATTCCGCCCCCGGACACCTGACTTTCCGTGATCCAGCCGGCCTGATGTGGGAATACACCCCCATCGCCGGATGA
- the rpsT gene encoding 30S ribosomal protein S20: MANTKSAEKRYRQSEKRRARNVTVRTEVKNAVKSAREAIGTKDAAKKTDAVKAASKALNKAASKGVLHKRTASRRISRLAKAAAKSARQA, encoded by the coding sequence TTGGCCAACACCAAGTCCGCAGAGAAGCGTTACCGTCAGTCCGAGAAGCGCCGCGCCCGGAACGTCACCGTCCGCACCGAGGTCAAGAACGCGGTGAAGTCCGCCCGTGAGGCCATTGGCACCAAGGACGCCGCCAAGAAGACGGACGCGGTCAAGGCGGCCTCCAAGGCGCTGAACAAGGCCGCCTCCAAGGGCGTGCTGCACAAGCGCACCGCTTCGCGCCGCATCTCGCGCCTCGCCAAGGCCGCCGCCAAGAGCGCGCGCCAGGCCTGA
- a CDS encoding LptE family protein: MLLPFRSASRRLRLAVLLGGGTCLVLSSGCGYRFTPRGEGLPGGAKTVCAPIFTNETPEPALETLFTRYLRQELTRVGKLGAGTSCDAKVEGTVLQVWSSPTIVGRFFRVHAQVRLRWVKEGQQPQETVVFGTEDYLPGSGDVLEAEANRQAAMDRLAAVLMRDGFDRLANAW, translated from the coding sequence ATGTTGCTTCCCTTCAGGTCCGCCTCACGGCGTCTCCGTCTGGCCGTGCTGCTGGGCGGAGGGACGTGCCTGGTGCTCTCCTCGGGATGTGGTTACCGCTTCACGCCTCGGGGCGAGGGGCTGCCCGGCGGCGCGAAGACGGTGTGCGCTCCCATCTTCACCAATGAAACGCCGGAGCCCGCGCTGGAGACGCTCTTCACGCGCTACCTGCGCCAGGAGCTGACGCGGGTGGGGAAGCTCGGCGCCGGGACGTCCTGCGACGCGAAGGTGGAGGGGACGGTGCTGCAGGTGTGGAGCTCGCCGACGATTGTCGGGCGCTTCTTCCGCGTCCATGCGCAGGTGCGGCTGCGGTGGGTGAAGGAAGGGCAGCAGCCCCAGGAGACGGTCGTCTTCGGCACCGAGGACTATCTGCCGGGAAGTGGCGACGTCCTCGAGGCGGAAGCGAATCGTCAGGCCGCCATGGACCGGCTGGCAGCGGTGTTGATGCGCGACGGGTTTGATCGGCTGGCCAACGCCTGGTGA
- the leuS gene encoding leucine--tRNA ligase, with amino-acid sequence MAMNERYEPQAIEGKWQARWDEAGIFRAGKRPGAPKKYVLEMLPYPSGKMHMGHVRNYLIGDVYARYFLMRGYDVLHPMGWDAFGLPAENAAIKEGVHPAVRTAENIVSFKKEMKSLGYSYDWEREVNTSAPEYYRWNQWFFIQMLDRGLVYRRFSKVNWCTGCHTVIANEQVKDGVCERCSSPVVDKEMPEWAFRITRFSQDLLSSLDTLKEWPDRITSMQRNWIGRSDGAEADFRVQGHDASLRVFTTRLDTIYGCTYVVLAPDHKLVDQVTTPERRAEVAAFVKRMAAQSKTERMGEGTEKEGVFTGAHAINPFTGQQVPIWIANFVLSDYGTGAVMSVPAHDERDFSFARKYALPVKVVIQPATGDKLPAGEALEAAFTEYGVLVDSGEYTGKTSEVARQEMAKKLEQDGRGKVTVTYRQKDWGFSRQRYWGTPIPIVYCEKCDPERQGIPVPVEQLPVRLPEIDVQEVLTGKGEPPLAKVPSWVNTTCPKCGGPARREAETMDTFVDSCWYFARYLSPHYDAAPFDPKEAQRFLPVDIYVGGPEHAVMHLLYFRFWTRVMKLLGLSPVDEPVTRLITQGIVNGPDGRKMSKRWGNVVAPASIVQKYGADTARAYVMFAGPPERDFDWSDDQVEGVFRFLKRVWTLASTHHAAVAGATHSGPFEGKALEIRRAAHKGLKRVSEAIERLSFNTAIAGTMECVNALYAAGTPETPAEKAAMAEAVRLLSAMLTPFAPHIADEIAEAYGSKELTVAQPWPDFDPALVVDDVIPYAVQVNGKLRAEIQVPANAVEADVRAAAEADERVQAAITGKTVRKFVFVPKRLVNFVVG; translated from the coding sequence ATGGCGATGAACGAGCGTTACGAGCCCCAGGCGATTGAAGGTAAGTGGCAGGCCCGTTGGGACGAGGCCGGCATCTTCCGGGCGGGTAAGCGCCCGGGCGCACCCAAGAAGTACGTGCTCGAGATGCTGCCGTACCCCAGTGGCAAGATGCACATGGGGCATGTGCGCAACTACCTCATCGGGGATGTGTACGCGCGCTACTTCCTGATGCGCGGATATGACGTGCTGCACCCCATGGGGTGGGACGCCTTCGGGTTGCCCGCGGAGAACGCGGCCATCAAGGAAGGGGTTCACCCGGCCGTCCGCACCGCGGAGAACATCGTCTCCTTCAAGAAGGAGATGAAGAGCCTGGGCTACAGCTACGACTGGGAGCGCGAGGTCAACACCAGCGCGCCCGAGTACTACCGCTGGAACCAGTGGTTCTTCATCCAGATGCTGGATCGCGGGCTCGTCTATCGCCGCTTCAGCAAGGTGAACTGGTGCACGGGCTGCCACACCGTCATCGCCAACGAGCAGGTGAAGGACGGCGTCTGCGAGCGCTGCTCGTCGCCGGTGGTGGACAAGGAGATGCCCGAGTGGGCGTTCCGCATCACCCGCTTCTCGCAGGACCTGCTGTCCTCGCTGGACACCCTCAAGGAGTGGCCGGACCGCATCACCTCCATGCAGCGCAACTGGATTGGCCGCTCGGACGGTGCCGAGGCGGACTTCCGCGTCCAGGGGCATGACGCCTCCCTGCGTGTCTTCACCACGCGCCTGGACACCATCTACGGCTGCACCTACGTGGTGCTCGCGCCGGACCACAAGCTGGTGGACCAGGTGACGACGCCGGAGCGGCGCGCGGAGGTCGCGGCCTTCGTCAAGCGCATGGCGGCGCAGTCCAAGACGGAGCGGATGGGGGAGGGGACGGAGAAGGAGGGGGTCTTCACCGGCGCCCACGCCATCAACCCGTTCACGGGCCAGCAGGTCCCCATCTGGATCGCCAACTTCGTGTTGAGCGACTACGGCACCGGCGCGGTGATGAGCGTGCCCGCGCACGACGAGCGGGACTTCTCCTTCGCGCGCAAGTACGCGTTGCCGGTGAAGGTCGTCATCCAGCCGGCCACGGGCGACAAGCTCCCCGCGGGCGAGGCGCTGGAGGCCGCGTTCACCGAGTACGGCGTGCTGGTGGACTCGGGTGAGTACACCGGGAAGACGTCCGAGGTGGCTCGCCAGGAGATGGCGAAGAAGCTGGAGCAGGACGGCCGGGGCAAGGTCACGGTTACGTACCGCCAGAAGGACTGGGGCTTCAGCCGCCAGCGCTACTGGGGCACGCCCATCCCCATCGTCTACTGCGAGAAGTGCGACCCGGAGCGCCAGGGCATTCCCGTGCCGGTGGAGCAGCTGCCGGTGCGCCTGCCGGAAATCGACGTCCAGGAGGTGCTCACCGGCAAGGGCGAGCCCCCGCTGGCCAAGGTGCCCTCGTGGGTGAACACGACGTGCCCGAAGTGCGGCGGTCCCGCCCGGCGTGAGGCGGAGACGATGGACACCTTCGTCGACTCCTGCTGGTACTTCGCGCGCTACCTGTCGCCGCACTACGACGCCGCGCCGTTCGACCCGAAGGAGGCCCAGCGCTTCCTTCCCGTGGACATCTACGTGGGCGGGCCCGAGCACGCGGTGATGCACCTGCTCTACTTCCGGTTCTGGACCCGCGTGATGAAGCTGTTGGGGTTGAGCCCGGTGGACGAGCCCGTCACGCGCTTGATCACGCAGGGCATCGTCAACGGTCCGGATGGCCGCAAGATGTCCAAGCGCTGGGGCAACGTGGTGGCGCCCGCCTCCATCGTCCAGAAGTACGGCGCGGACACGGCCCGGGCCTACGTGATGTTCGCGGGTCCTCCCGAGCGCGACTTCGACTGGTCCGACGACCAGGTGGAGGGCGTGTTCCGCTTCCTCAAGCGCGTCTGGACGTTGGCGTCCACGCACCACGCCGCGGTGGCCGGTGCCACCCACTCGGGCCCCTTCGAGGGCAAGGCGCTGGAGATCCGCCGCGCCGCGCACAAGGGCCTCAAGCGCGTGAGCGAGGCCATCGAGCGGCTGTCGTTCAACACGGCCATCGCCGGCACCATGGAGTGCGTCAACGCGCTCTACGCCGCGGGCACGCCCGAGACGCCCGCGGAGAAGGCGGCCATGGCGGAGGCGGTGCGGCTCCTGTCGGCGATGCTCACGCCCTTCGCTCCGCACATCGCGGATGAAATCGCGGAGGCGTACGGGAGCAAGGAGCTCACCGTGGCCCAGCCCTGGCCGGACTTCGACCCCGCGCTGGTGGTGGATGACGTCATCCCCTACGCGGTGCAGGTGAACGGCAAGCTGCGCGCGGAGATTCAAGTGCCCGCCAACGCGGTGGAGGCGGACGTTCGCGCCGCGGCGGAGGCGGATGAGCGGGTCCAGGCCGCCATCACCGGCAAGACGGTGCGCAAGTTCGTCTTCGTGCCCAAGCGCCTGGTGAACTTCGTCGTCGGCTGA